A region of Prochlorococcus marinus CUG1416 DNA encodes the following proteins:
- the folD gene encoding bifunctional methylenetetrahydrofolate dehydrogenase/methenyltetrahydrofolate cyclohydrolase FolD translates to MSLKLDGKKLSLEIEERLFDYISSNKKIAKRAPGLAVIRIGEDPASGVYVNNKEKACSRIGIKSFIFHLKDSVEQKEVEQLIIKLNSDKDIDGMLLQLPIPKKFDEQKLISHINPGKDVDGLNEMNIGKLVKNEPAMRSCTPAGIINLLRSQNITIEGKKIVVIGRSLLVGKPLSLMLLNLNGTVTMTHSKTLNLNKVCREADILIAAAGKPNLVDSSFVKEGAVIIDVGIHRLKSSDKNQTRLCGDVLLEDVISKVFAYTPVPGGVGPMTVTMLLVNTIFSWQKQFGLSSTLNDLLP, encoded by the coding sequence ATGTCATTAAAATTAGACGGTAAAAAATTATCTCTTGAAATTGAAGAAAGATTATTTGATTATATCTCTAGTAATAAAAAAATTGCAAAAAGAGCTCCAGGTTTAGCTGTAATAAGAATAGGTGAAGACCCTGCTAGTGGTGTTTACGTTAATAACAAGGAAAAAGCATGTTCAAGGATTGGAATAAAGAGCTTTATCTTTCATCTAAAAGATAGTGTAGAGCAAAAAGAAGTTGAACAATTGATAATCAAACTTAATTCTGATAAGGATATTGATGGAATGTTGCTACAACTTCCCATCCCAAAGAAGTTTGATGAGCAAAAACTGATCAGTCATATTAATCCAGGCAAAGATGTAGATGGATTAAATGAGATGAACATCGGCAAATTAGTGAAAAATGAGCCTGCGATGAGATCATGCACACCAGCAGGAATTATTAACTTATTAAGATCCCAAAATATTACAATTGAAGGTAAGAAAATTGTTGTTATCGGAAGAAGTTTGCTTGTTGGAAAACCCCTATCGCTTATGTTGTTGAATCTAAATGGCACGGTAACAATGACTCATTCAAAAACATTAAATTTGAATAAAGTCTGTAGAGAAGCCGATATTCTAATTGCGGCCGCAGGAAAACCCAATCTTGTAGATTCGAGTTTTGTGAAAGAAGGAGCAGTAATTATTGATGTTGGAATACATAGATTAAAAAGTTCCGATAAAAATCAAACCAGATTATGTGGAGATGTATTATTAGAAGATGTCATTTCTAAAGTATTTGCTTATACACCTGTACCAGGAGGTGTTGGACCAATGACAGTAACAATGTTACTTGTAAATACTATTTTTAGCTGGCAAAAACAATTTGGTTTATCATCAACTCTTAATGACCTTTTGCCATAA
- the crtE gene encoding geranylgeranyl diphosphate synthase CrtE yields MTEVVSSISDFEKYLKNTKKVVEEALDFSLGPENPEILRESMRYSLLAGGKRIRPILCLASCSLAGGEPSLAVPTAVAIEMIHTMSLIHDDLPAMDNDDLRRGRPTNHKVYGDAIAILAGDALLTRAFEMVSLRSPGVDPNRLLNVIGELSLVAGAPGLVGGQVVDLECEGKEVDLKTLEYIHLHKTGALLKACVRTGAMIAGANEKLLQALTTYAEGIGLAFQIIDDILDLTSSSEKLGKTAGKDLLADKTTYPKLLGMEESKKRAFDLVEKAKKAIEPWGADANYLISLADFITNRDR; encoded by the coding sequence ATGACTGAAGTTGTAAGTAGTATTTCTGATTTTGAAAAATATCTTAAAAACACAAAAAAGGTTGTAGAAGAAGCACTTGATTTTTCCTTGGGCCCTGAGAATCCAGAAATTTTAAGAGAATCAATGAGATATTCCCTTTTAGCTGGAGGGAAAAGAATACGTCCAATTTTATGTTTAGCATCTTGCTCACTCGCTGGAGGAGAACCCTCTCTTGCTGTTCCTACTGCAGTAGCAATAGAAATGATACATACAATGTCCTTGATTCATGATGATCTGCCCGCGATGGATAATGATGACCTGAGGAGAGGTAGGCCGACAAATCATAAAGTATATGGAGATGCAATAGCTATTCTTGCAGGCGATGCTTTATTAACCAGGGCCTTTGAAATGGTCTCTTTAAGAAGCCCTGGAGTAGATCCAAATAGATTATTAAATGTAATTGGCGAATTATCCCTAGTAGCTGGTGCACCAGGCCTAGTCGGGGGGCAAGTTGTTGATTTGGAATGCGAAGGCAAAGAAGTCGACCTTAAAACTCTCGAATATATTCATCTTCATAAGACTGGGGCATTATTAAAGGCTTGCGTAAGAACAGGCGCGATGATAGCAGGCGCTAACGAAAAACTATTACAAGCTCTAACAACATATGCAGAGGGAATTGGTTTAGCCTTCCAAATAATAGATGATATTCTTGATTTAACTTCAAGCAGTGAAAAGCTTGGTAAAACTGCAGGCAAAGATCTTTTAGCTGACAAAACTACTTACCCTAAATTACTTGGAATGGAGGAGTCAAAGAAAAGAGCATTTGACTTAGTTGAAAAAGCAAAAAAAGCAATTGAACCTTGGGGTGCAGATGCAAATTATTTAATATCGTTAGCCGACTTTATTACAAATAGAGACAGATAA
- a CDS encoding divergent PAP2 family protein encodes MSDFFSFFNNSVLFWSLLSCLLAQFFKILFNFFSTGEIRFGIMFETGGMPSSHSALITGAASGIGYELGFDSSIFALSVAVALIVMYDASGVRKSAGIQAAEINKLSKKLDPKSELLLKETLGHTKIEVMVGSFLGPLITLPGMFFLGSPLKIFNLIIN; translated from the coding sequence ATGTCTGATTTCTTTTCCTTTTTTAATAATTCAGTTCTTTTCTGGAGCTTATTATCCTGTTTACTAGCTCAATTTTTTAAAATTTTATTCAATTTCTTTTCAACTGGAGAGATAAGGTTTGGGATTATGTTCGAAACGGGTGGTATGCCTTCTAGTCATTCCGCCTTAATAACTGGTGCTGCATCTGGGATAGGTTATGAATTGGGATTTGATAGCTCAATATTCGCATTATCAGTTGCTGTAGCACTAATAGTTATGTATGACGCCAGTGGTGTTAGAAAATCAGCTGGGATTCAAGCTGCAGAAATCAATAAACTATCAAAAAAACTAGACCCTAAATCTGAATTACTCTTAAAAGAAACCCTGGGCCATACAAAAATTGAGGTCATGGTGGGGAGTTTTTTAGGACCATTAATTACTTTGCCTGGAATGTTTTTTTTAGGTTCTCCTCTCAAAATATTTAATTTGATAATAAATTAG